The sequence GCGGGCAGGTGCTTTTCCGCCCAAAGAGTGACCGCGTTCAGGACCGGCAGCGCGTCTTCACCCTTGGGGGTGAGGACGTACTCCTGGCGGGTGCGGCCGCCGTCGTCGTAGGCCTTCTTCTCGAGCAGCCCCGACTCCACCAGGCCTGCCAGCCGTTTGGTGAGCACCGAGTCCGCCACCTCCAGCCGGCCCTTCATGGCGTCGAAGCGCCCGTTGCCGAAGAAGACCTCGCGGAGGACCAGGATGGACCAGGGGTCACCCAGGATGTCCAGCCCGCGGGCCATGCTGCAGTTGCGTCGGGACCAGTCGGATCGAAGAGGCATACCTTGAACGCTAGCTGACTTTCTTCAAGAAAGCCATACCTGTCGCGAGATCCCGCGGGGGTGGATTACGGGATGTTCGAGAAAGCCTGGTCCAGGTCCGCGATCAGGTCTTCCTTGTCCTCAATGCCGCAGGACAGGCGCAGCAGGTTCACGGGAACGGCCAGTTCCGTGCCCTTGACCGAAGCGTGAGTCATTTCGGACGGGTAGTTCATGAGCGACTCGATGCCGCCGAGGGACTCCGCCAGGGTGAAGACGGAGGTGGACTCGGCCACCTTGCGGGCGGCTGCCTCACCGCCCTTGAACTGGACGGAGACCATGCCGCCGAACTTGCGCATCTGCTTTTTGGCGAGCTCGTGGCCGGGGTGGTCCGGCAGGCCCGGGTACAGGACAGCCTCCACCTCGGGGCGCTCCAGCAGCCACTCGGCCACGGCCTGCCCGTTCTCGCTGTGCCGGTCCATCCGCACGCCCAGGGTCTTCAGGCCGCGGGTGGTGAGGAACGCATCCATGGGGCCGGACACCGCACCGACGGCGAACTGCACGAAGCCGATCTTCTCCGCCAGTTCCGCGTCCTTGACCACGACGGCCCCACCCACGACGTCCGAGTGGCCGCCGATGTACTTGGTGGTGGAGTGGACCACAACGTCGGCACCGAGGGCGAGCGGGTTTTGGAGGTAGGGGGACGCGAAGGTGTTGTCGACCACCAGGAGGGCCCCGGCGTCGTGCGCGATGTCGGCGAGCGCCACAATGTCGGTGATCTTCATCAGCGGGTTGGACGGCGTTTCCACCCACACGAACCGGGTCTTGTGCGCGGCCACCGCATGGCGGACCCGGTCAAGGTTGGCCATGTCCACCGGAGTGTTGCCGATCCCCCAGTCCCCCAGCACCCGGCTGATGAGCCGGTAGGTGCCGCCGTAGGCGTCGTTGCCCAGCACAATGTGGTCGCCGGGGCGGGTGAGCGCGCGGATGAGGGCGTCCTCCGCGGCGAGCCCGGAACTGAAGCTGTAGGCGTGGGTGCCCAGTTCCAGCGCCGCGAGCTGTTCCTGCAGCGCGTCCCGCGTGGGGTTGCCGCCGCGCCCGTATTCGTAGCCGCTGCGCAGGCCGCCGATGCCGTCCTGGGCGTAGGTGGAACTGAAGTGCAGCGGCGGAACCACCGCGCCGGTGCGGGGCTCGAAGGCCTGGCCGGCGTGGACGGCGCGGGTGTTGAAACCTTGGTTTCCAGAGGCAGTCATGATGCTCCTTTTGGGTAGCGCAGATCAGTTGCTGAGGTAGGCCAGCAGGTCGTGCCGGGTGAGGATGCCCACGGGGGCGCCCACGAACGTGACCATCAGGGTGTCCGCGTCCGAGAGCAGTTCCCGTGCCGCGGAGATGGTTTCCAGTGAGCCGATCACGGGAAGCTTGGGTCCCATGTGTTCGGAGATCTTGTCCGTCAGCTTCGCTTCGCCGCGGAACAGCTTGGCGGTCAGGGTGCGCTCATCCACGGCGCCCAGGACCTCACCCATGACCACGGGCGGTTCCTGCGAGAGGACCGGGATGTGGCTGACGCCGAACTCGTTCATGATGTTGATGACGTCGCGCACCGACTCGTTGGGGTGGATGTGCACCAGGTCCGGCAGTTCGCCGTTCTTGGATTTGATGACCTCCCCCACGGAGGTTTCCTCGCCGCCGGAGAGGAAACCGTAGGAGCGCATCCACTGGTCGTTGAAGATCTTGGCCAGGTAGCCGCGTCCGGAGTCGGGCAGGATGACCACGACGACGGCGCTCTCCGGCAGGTCCTTGGCCGCCTGCAGTGCGGCTACCACGGCCATGCCGGAGGAACCGCCCACCAGCAGGCCCTCCTCCCGCGCCAGGCGCCGGGTCATGGCAAACGAGTCAGCATCGGAGACCGCGATGACGTCGTCAGGGATGGTCTTGTCGTAATTCGCCGGCCACATGTCCTCCCCGACGCCCTCCACGAAGTACGGACGCCCGGTGCCGCCTGAGTAGACAGAACCTTCCGGGTCCGCGCCGATGATCCGGACCACCCCGCCGTCGGACTCCGGCCTGTCAGCCGAGACCTCCTTGAGGTACCGGCCGGTCCCGGTGATGGTGCCGCCGGTGCCGGCGCCGATGACGCAGTGCGTGACCTTGCCCTCGGTGTCCCGCCAGATCTCCGGGCCGGTGGTCTTGTAGTGGCTGCCGGGCGCGGCGGGGTTGGAGAACTGGTCCGGTTTGAAGGCGCCCGGGGTCTCGCGGGTGATCCGGTCCGAGACGCCGTAGTAGCTTTGCGGGCTGTCCGGTGGAACGGAGGTGGGCGTGACCACCACTTCGGCGCCGTAGGCCTGCAGCACGGCACGCTTGTCCTCGCCTACCTTGTCCGGGACCACGAAGACGCACTTGTAGCCTTTTTGCTGCGCCACCAGGGCCAGGCCTACGCCGGTGTTGCCGGACGTTGGCTCCACGATCGTGCCGCCCGGCTTCAGCTTGCCCTCGCGTTCGGCGTCCTCGATCATCTGCGCCGCGATGCGGTCCTTGATGGAACCGCCGGGGTTCAGGTACTCCAGTTTGACCAGGACGGTGGCTTTGATCCCGTCGGTCACGTGGTTCAGTTTGATGAGCGGCGTATTGCCGATGAGGTCCAGGATGGACTGGGCGTACTTCATAGATACAAAGCTACCGCTTCCTGCAGGCCGTTCCCCGCTCGGGATGCGAGGATAGCCCGGTGATGCAGTTCGCATGGCTGAAAGCCACCCGCAGCTACCTGCTGCCCGGCGCAACCCTGGCGGCAGGCCTGGCCACCCTCGCCGTCGGTGCCCTCCCCCTCACGGCCTTCGGCGAACTGGCCGGACGCACCATTCCCATCCTGGCCTTCGTGCTGGCCATGTCCATGGTGACCGAACTGGTGGATGAGGCAGGACTTTTCCGAGTGGTGACGGACCGCTTGGCCGCCCTGGGCAGGGGCCGCGTTTTCACCCTGTGGCTGCTGGTGGTGGCAGTGGCCACGGTGGCCACCGTGTTCCTGTCCCTGGACACCACCGCGGTGCTGGTCACACCCGTGGTGGTCCTGCTGGCCGTCCATGCCCGGATCCCGCCGCTGCCGTTCGCGTTGACCAGCATCTGGCTGGCCAATACCGCCTCCCTGCTGCTGCCCGTGTCCAATCTGACCAACCTCCTGGCGCAGGACCGGCTGGGCCTGAGCCCTTGGCGCTTCGCCGGGCTGGTGTGGGCTCCGGCACTGGTTGGCCTGCTGGTCCCCCTTGCCCTGCTGTGGCTGGCGTTCCGGCGGGACCTGCGCGGAACCTACGGTCCCCAGCCTGCCCGTCCTGTCCGCGACCGGACCCTGCTGAAAGCCGCGGGGATCACGCTGGTGGTCCTGCTGCCCGCGCTGGTGTCCGGACTGCCGGTCCAGTACCCGGCACTGGCCGCCGCCGCCGTCCTGGTGGCGGTCTTCCTCCGGCGCCGGCCCTCGGCCCTGCGGTGGTCCATGGTGCCCTGGCGGCCGCTGATGCTGACGGTTGGGCTGTTCATGCTGATGGAGGCCCTGCACGCGCACGGCCTCACCACCCTGCTGGCGGGTGTGGCCGGGACCGGGGACAGCCTGCCTGCCCTCCTGCAGCTGGCCGGCCTGGGCGCCGGCGCGGCGAACGCGGCCAACAACCTTCCCGCCTACCTGGCCCTGGAACCGGTGGCGGGGTCGCCCGCCAGGCTCGCTGCACTGCTGATCGGGGTCAACCTGGGACCGCTGGTGACGCCGTGGGCGTCGCTGGCCACCCTGCTGTGGCATGAGCGGCTCCGGGTATTGAACGTGCCCATCAGGTGGGGCGGGTTCGCAGCGGCGGGACTGGTGGCGGTGGTCCTGACTGTGCCGCTCGCGGTGCTGGCACTGTGGGCCGTGTCCGGGATGCCCTGAGCAACGGCACGGCTTATCCCACGAACATCAGCCAGAGGATTACGGCAGGGAGGAACGCCTGGCCGATGCCGCTGATCCACAGCCGGGGTTCACTGATGATCAGCACGACGCCGAGGATGGCGTGGGCAACGGACATCATGGCCACGATGGTCCGGCCCACCGTGACCTGACCGGCATTGGCGAGGACCACCCCGGATATCCCGAACAAACCCCAGACGATGTTGTAGAACCCCACGTTGATGGTCCAAAGGCGCACAGCGGAAGTATCTTCCGGCCTGATCAGGAAGATGGGATGGAGGCGCTGGTCCGTGTACCGGAAAGCTTCCAGCAGGCCCACAGTGATAAGGGTTATCCCGGTGATGACTGCAAGCACCTGGATGACCGTACTCAAGGGCGCGTCCTGCTGCCCCGGCGCCGGCGCATGCTATGCGCCGCCCTCGTTTCCGGGGAGGTTCTCCCAGAGACCCAACACGTTGCCCTCGGGATCCTTGAAGTAGGCCGTGCAGCCCATGCCGGGAACTTCGTTCTTGGGTATCAGGACCGAACCGCCGGATTCCTCGACGGACTTCAGTGTTGAGTCGATATCCGGCACATCGATGGTGATGACCGGGCTGGTGATCTGTCCTTCGCGGGCCATCATCCCGCCGTTGATGGCCCCTGGCGTTGTTGACTGGCCGGCGTCGTCCATGTCCGTGGTGATGACCATGCTGTAATCCATGCCCGGCACCGGTTCGATCCGCCAGCCCAAGGCCTCCTGGTAGAACTTCCTTGCCCGCATCTGGTCGTCCGCGGGAATCTCGAAATGCACTACTCCGCCCATCGTTGCCCTCCGTGTCCTTCTGGTTCTCTGTCGATTGGGTGCCTGGTGCGCCCGACGCCTGGGTGCCACCCGCGGTGATCCTAATCCGGGGCCAGGAAGCGCAGAAGGGCCGATGGTCCCGCCACTGTCGGCGGTCCGTGGGACGATGGAAGACATGACGATCGCAGAGGCACCTCCCCGGCTGGCAGCCGCGGCGGACGTGTCCCTGCGGTGGTATCCGGATGGTCCCTACAGTCTTTCCCGGACCCTGGGGCCGCTCCTGCGCGGCAACAGCGATCCCTCCTTCTGCGTCCAGGGTGACGTTATCTGGAATGCGTTTACGACGCCGGACGGCCCGGCGACCATGCGGCTCGCCTCCGCGGGCGGCGGCGCCGCAGGCACCCCGCTGGTGGACATCCAGGCGTGGGGGCCCGGCGCCGCAGCAGCCGTGAAGGCGGCACCCCGGCTGCTGGGTGCCGACGACGACTGGCAGGGTTTCGACGAACCGGCCTTCCATTCGACAC comes from Pseudarthrobacter sp. NIBRBAC000502770 and encodes:
- a CDS encoding helix-turn-helix domain-containing protein, which translates into the protein MPLRSDWSRRNCSMARGLDILGDPWSILVLREVFFGNGRFDAMKGRLEVADSVLTKRLAGLVESGLLEKKAYDDGGRTRQEYVLTPKGEDALPVLNAVTLWAEKHLPAPSDQAHLYVIHSGCGKATSSADTCSECGERLTAANTSWHSRSRSEQPIRLSTAAGNGTAA
- a CDS encoding cystathionine gamma-synthase is translated as MTASGNQGFNTRAVHAGQAFEPRTGAVVPPLHFSSTYAQDGIGGLRSGYEYGRGGNPTRDALQEQLAALELGTHAYSFSSGLAAEDALIRALTRPGDHIVLGNDAYGGTYRLISRVLGDWGIGNTPVDMANLDRVRHAVAAHKTRFVWVETPSNPLMKITDIVALADIAHDAGALLVVDNTFASPYLQNPLALGADVVVHSTTKYIGGHSDVVGGAVVVKDAELAEKIGFVQFAVGAVSGPMDAFLTTRGLKTLGVRMDRHSENGQAVAEWLLERPEVEAVLYPGLPDHPGHELAKKQMRKFGGMVSVQFKGGEAAARKVAESTSVFTLAESLGGIESLMNYPSEMTHASVKGTELAVPVNLLRLSCGIEDKEDLIADLDQAFSNIP
- a CDS encoding cystathionine beta-synthase translates to MKYAQSILDLIGNTPLIKLNHVTDGIKATVLVKLEYLNPGGSIKDRIAAQMIEDAEREGKLKPGGTIVEPTSGNTGVGLALVAQQKGYKCVFVVPDKVGEDKRAVLQAYGAEVVVTPTSVPPDSPQSYYGVSDRITRETPGAFKPDQFSNPAAPGSHYKTTGPEIWRDTEGKVTHCVIGAGTGGTITGTGRYLKEVSADRPESDGGVVRIIGADPEGSVYSGGTGRPYFVEGVGEDMWPANYDKTIPDDVIAVSDADSFAMTRRLAREEGLLVGGSSGMAVVAALQAAKDLPESAVVVVILPDSGRGYLAKIFNDQWMRSYGFLSGGEETSVGEVIKSKNGELPDLVHIHPNESVRDVINIMNEFGVSHIPVLSQEPPVVMGEVLGAVDERTLTAKLFRGEAKLTDKISEHMGPKLPVIGSLETISAARELLSDADTLMVTFVGAPVGILTRHDLLAYLSN
- a CDS encoding SLC13 family permease, producing MQFAWLKATRSYLLPGATLAAGLATLAVGALPLTAFGELAGRTIPILAFVLAMSMVTELVDEAGLFRVVTDRLAALGRGRVFTLWLLVVAVATVATVFLSLDTTAVLVTPVVVLLAVHARIPPLPFALTSIWLANTASLLLPVSNLTNLLAQDRLGLSPWRFAGLVWAPALVGLLVPLALLWLAFRRDLRGTYGPQPARPVRDRTLLKAAGITLVVLLPALVSGLPVQYPALAAAAVLVAVFLRRRPSALRWSMVPWRPLMLTVGLFMLMEALHAHGLTTLLAGVAGTGDSLPALLQLAGLGAGAANAANNLPAYLALEPVAGSPARLAALLIGVNLGPLVTPWASLATLLWHERLRVLNVPIRWGGFAAAGLVAVVLTVPLAVLALWAVSGMP
- a CDS encoding DUF1304 family protein encodes the protein MSTVIQVLAVITGITLITVGLLEAFRYTDQRLHPIFLIRPEDTSAVRLWTINVGFYNIVWGLFGISGVVLANAGQVTVGRTIVAMMSVAHAILGVVLIISEPRLWISGIGQAFLPAVILWLMFVG
- a CDS encoding VOC family protein produces the protein MGGVVHFEIPADDQMRARKFYQEALGWRIEPVPGMDYSMVITTDMDDAGQSTTPGAINGGMMAREGQITSPVITIDVPDIDSTLKSVEESGGSVLIPKNEVPGMGCTAYFKDPEGNVLGLWENLPGNEGGA